In Zunongwangia profunda SM-A87, the following proteins share a genomic window:
- a CDS encoding RagB/SusD family nutrient uptake outer membrane protein gives MKTLYLKAICIISLISLSACEDFIAVNTPDNMLDTQAVFSNEQAAQSALNGLFNQLFNTSFSNGGAQSVSYLTSLSADNLIVTSTTQDIIEFYQNDISTTNNFNLILWSGCYNIIYQANLLLEGVNNNQNLPEPLIAKIEGSARFVRAFTYFYLINLYGEVPLILQTDYHQNTTAKNTATPLIYDQIILDLEQASALLAPTYEDNDRTRINQFAAKALLARVHLFLNNWEAARSYSSEIIAAHDQYELLAQHDQVFLANSREAIWQISPIGWGNSFSHTRDGNLLIKTPTNSTPIALSKEFINSFYKQDLRKEHWTDSIMINEEYLYYPYKYKVQYDYSGNITEYSMVLRLAEQYLIQAEANIQLNKLEEAINGINALRERSGIPKISNDLSSSQLLDTLLVENRRELFSEWGHRWLALKRYDKKTSLNAKPNTNFTTDAWLYPIPYSERVKNPNLTQNPGY, from the coding sequence ATGAAAACACTATACCTAAAAGCCATTTGCATCATTAGCCTTATAAGCCTAAGTGCCTGTGAGGATTTTATAGCGGTAAACACACCTGATAATATGCTCGATACTCAGGCTGTTTTTTCTAATGAGCAAGCCGCACAAAGTGCCTTAAACGGATTGTTTAACCAGCTTTTCAATACCAGTTTTTCCAATGGTGGGGCACAATCGGTAAGTTATTTAACCAGCCTATCTGCCGATAATTTAATAGTAACCTCAACCACCCAGGATATTATAGAATTCTATCAAAATGATATTTCTACCACCAATAATTTTAACCTCATTCTCTGGTCGGGATGTTATAACATCATTTATCAGGCAAATTTATTGCTAGAAGGGGTAAATAACAACCAAAACCTGCCGGAACCATTAATTGCCAAAATTGAAGGTAGCGCCCGGTTTGTTCGTGCCTTCACCTATTTTTACTTAATCAATCTTTACGGGGAAGTTCCGCTTATTTTACAGACCGATTATCATCAAAATACGACCGCAAAAAATACAGCGACACCGTTAATTTACGATCAGATCATCTTAGATTTAGAACAGGCTTCAGCACTCCTGGCGCCCACCTATGAAGATAATGATAGAACGCGCATAAACCAATTTGCGGCGAAGGCTTTACTGGCAAGGGTACACCTGTTTTTAAATAATTGGGAAGCTGCAAGGTCATACAGTTCAGAAATCATTGCTGCCCATGACCAATATGAACTTTTGGCACAACACGACCAGGTATTCTTAGCCAATAGCCGCGAAGCGATCTGGCAAATTTCCCCGATTGGATGGGGAAATAGTTTTAGTCATACCCGCGATGGAAACCTCCTGATCAAAACACCTACCAATAGCACCCCAATTGCGCTATCAAAAGAATTTATAAATAGTTTTTATAAGCAGGATCTTCGAAAAGAGCATTGGACAGACAGTATTATGATTAATGAGGAGTATTTATATTATCCCTATAAATACAAGGTTCAGTATGATTACTCAGGGAATATTACCGAGTATTCCATGGTTTTACGCCTGGCCGAACAATATCTTATCCAGGCTGAAGCTAATATTCAACTGAATAAATTAGAGGAGGCCATTAATGGGATCAATGCGCTCCGGGAACGATCTGGCATTCCCAAAATTTCCAATGATTTAAGTAGTTCTCAACTGCTGGACACCTTATTGGTAGAAAATAGAAGAGAACTTTTTAGCGAATGGGGACATCGATGGTTAGCCCTAAAGCGCTACGACAAAAAGACTTCACTTAACGCTAAACCTAATACCAATTTTACGACCGATGCATGGCTTTACCCCATCCCCTATAGCGAACGAGTAAAGAATCCGAATTTAACCCAAAACCCTGGCTATTAA